The Oceanicaulis sp. nucleotide sequence TTCGAGATTCCGAACCGATCGACTAGATCGCGTCGCCTGGCAACGCCTCGCCAGGTGAAGCACCTATCGAGAAACAGTAGGCGCTGTCGCTGAGCATGCTTCAGGTTGTCAATCGCCATCCGGTTTCCCCCTTGACTCCCATTAATTAGTACGGTTAAAAAATATACGTATAAAATCTGTACGGAGCAAGCCATGAAGCTGCTGCACACCTCCGACCTGCATCTCGGTCGTCAGTTCAACGGGATATCCCTTGAGGAGGATCACGCAGCGGTTCTCGACCAGATCGTCGAGGCGGTGAGCGCGAATAGCGTCGATGCGCTAATTATCGCCGGCGATGTCTTCGACCGGGCGTCGCCGCCTCAAAGTGCGGTGCGGCAGTTCAACGGATTTCTCCAGCGAATCAAAACCAAGACGGACGCCGCCGTCGCCATGATCGCGGGCAATCACGATTCAGGGGACCGTATCGATTTGTCAGCCATCGCGGCGGATCGCTCGCGCTGGCTCATCCGCGGTGCGATCAGTGCTGAGGAGGCACCGCTTCTGCTCTCAGACCTGCATGGCACGGTTGCGATCTCGGCGCTGCCTTTCGCATACGAGTATGCGGCGCGCGATTGCTTCGAGAGCGAGGCCATTGATACGCCCGAGGATGTATTGGTAGCGCAGGTCGCAGCCGCCCGCACCGAGGTTCCGGAAGGTGCGCGGTGGGTCATCGTCGCGCACGCCTTCGTCACGGGTGGCTCGGTCAGCGAAAGCGAGCGATCTCTGACGCGGGTTGGCGGTATCGAAACCGTCAGGGCCTCCGCTTTTGACGGGGCGCACTATGTCGCTCTCGGGCATCTCCATCGTCCCCAGTCGGTGGGCGCGGAACATATTCGTTATTCCGGCTCGCCTCTCGCCTTCGGCTTCGACGAAGCCGACTCGGAAAAGTCGATGAGCCTGATCGAGATGGATGCGGTCGGTCAGGTTTCGGTCGAGGTCCTCCGGTTCAAGCCGGTCAGGCGTGCCCGGGTTCTCCGCGGCAAACATGCAGAACTCATGCTCTCCGATCCGTCGAGCGATTTCATCAAAGCGGAGCTGACTGATGATGCCCCTGTCATTGACGGTATGAAGCGCCTGAGAGACGTTTTTCCGAACGCCTGCGAGCTGGTCTATGTTCGCAATCATCGCCCGCTTGAGACGAAACCTGCGGAGGAGTCAACTGTCACTGCAGCCGAGCCAGTGGACGTGGTCCGAAACTTCCTCGGCGAAGTCGGCCTGAGGGACATTACCGACACCGAACAGGACGTTGTTGCGGCTTCCCTCACGCGCTTGCGGCAGAGGGAGGATGCGGAATGAGACCCGTCCGACTCACACTCCAGGCCTTCGGTCCCTATGCGAACAGGGAGATCATCGATTTTCGCAACGCCGTTGAAGCGGGCCTGTTTGGCATCTACGGCCAGACTGGCTCGGGCAAATCCACAATCTTCAGTGGAATTACCTTCGCGCTGTTCGGCGAGGCGTCGAAGTCGGAACAGGAGCGTACTTCCCTTCGCTCGGACCATGCGGCGGCCGACCTCCTTACGGAAGTCGAATTCGTCTTCGACGTGGGCGAGCGGCGCTTCGTGGTGGTTCGCCAACCGGACCAAATGCGCCCGAAACAGCGAGGCGAAGGAGAAACCAGGACCGCTCATGAAGCCTATCTGTTCGAGGCCACAGGGCTATCCCTTGATGAGATCACCGGTGAGAAGCGCGGCAAGATCATTGCGGAAAGGAAGGTCCGCGATGTCGATGCTGCGGTTTCGGAGCTGCTCGGTTACGGCGCAGAACAGTTCCGACAAATCGTTTTGCTTCCGCAAGGCCGGTTTGAAAAGTTTCTGTCCGCCAAAACCAATGAACGTGTGACGATCCTGCGGGACCTGTTCGACGTCTCGCTCTATCAGGCCCTGATGGCTGACCTGAAGGACAAGGCCGTTGAGGCCGAGCGGCAGGTGCGCGACGAGCGGGCGGTCTGCGCCGGGCGGCTTAGGGCCGAAGGGTTTGAGAGCACGGACGCCCTGCTCGAAGGTATAAACGCAGCTCAAGCCGCGGTTCTGGACCGATCAACCGTTGAGGCCGACGCAAAGAGACAAGCGCAAACAGCCGAGACCGCGTTTCGGTCTGCTGAAGCGGTTGAGGCCAAATTCGTGGCATCGGAACAGGCGCAGGCGAAGCTCACCGTCCTGATGGGTCGCAAGGCGGAGTTCGCCGCCATCTCAACTCGGGTAAAGCAAGCGGAGCGCGCCCGGCTGATTGTGGATATAGAAGCCCAGCAAAGCGCCGCGCGGCAAGACGTTCAGGAGGCCGACAAAAAACTCGCTGCCGCCAAGGAAGCGGCGAAAGAAGCCCAACAAAACGTCAAAGACGCCACCGAGGCCCTGGCAAGAGAAGAGGCCAGAGCGCCTGAGATGGAAGCCGCGCGCAAACGCAAGGATGATCTTGAGCGATTTGTGGAGGTTCTTGAGGCGGCTTCAGCCAGCGCCGAAGCGGTGGAGGCAGCGCTCGAAGCGCAGCGGATCGCCGAGGCGGCATTGGAGAAGAGCAATGATCGGCTTGACCAATTGCGCAATACCCGCACACGGCGCACCAACTCGCTCAAGTCCGCCCGGAGCGCTGAGAGCACACGCGGTGAGCTTATCAAAGCGCAAACGCATCTTCTAACCCAGAAGAAAGCTGCCGAGGATTATGCGAGAGCAGAAGCTAACGTCCGGTCGGCGAGAGCGGTATTCAAAAAAGAAAGCGTAGCATCCGTTGAGGCGCTAGAGCGCGAAGCTGAGGCGCGCACCGCCTATGCAGCGGCGGAGCAGGCCCTGGCCGCCGCGCAAGCTCTGCATCTCGCCACCAAGCTGGAAAACGGTACGCCCTGTCCTGTGTGCGGATCGACCGATCATCCGAACCCCGCGACGGGCGATATCGAGAACGCAGGACGCGATCAGGCTTTCCGCGACGCTCGCGGCCGGCTCGAAAAGGCTGAGCGCGCGGCCCGCGAGGTCGGCGAAAGACTTGCCGGGCAGAAAGCCACGTTGGAAGCCCGTGAGGAAACCCTCTCGGCGCTTGAGCCGCCGACAGACACACTCGCGGTAATTCTCGATAAAGTGAGACAGACTGAGGCTGACCTCGCAGCGCTAGGTCCGGCCGTCGATCTTGCGGAGGCCGAGTCCGCAATCGAGGCGCTCGATAAACAGATTGAAACCCAAGAAGCCGAGACCGAACGCCTCCGCGGTGAGGCGGACACACGCCGCAACGACGCGACAGAGGCCAGAGCGGTCCGTGAAGGAAAACTCGAGGAAGTCCCCGACGCGCTCCGCACACAAAGTGCAGTGACGTCGGCAATGGACGAGACGTCACGCATACTCACCGAGTTGGTCGAAGCGAAAGACAAGGCCGAAGCTGTGCTAAAGGCGGCCCGCGAGGCTGCCCTCTCTACCGATGCCACGCGCAAGGGCGCTGAAGAGTCGGTTGCAGCCTGCAAAGTCCGCCTCGAAAGATCTGAAGCGACGTTCCGCACGCGTCTATCTGAGCAAGAGCTCACGGAGGAAGTATACCAGTCTCTCAAACCCGCCATCTCGACGATCGATTCAGACAACGAATCCGTCAGGACGTACGAGACTGAATTGAACGAGGCGCAGGGTGCCGCAAACGCTGCGGCCTCGGCGATTGGCGATCTGACACGCCCGGAACTTCCCGTGATGAAGGAGGCACATGAAGCCGCCGTTGCCGCCCTGACCAAAGCAACGGAAGACCGGATCGCTGCAAGCAACCGCGTCGAGCAGCTGGAAAAGCTGAGGCAAAGTCTCGAAGACACCATGCGCAAATTGGACGAGGCCGAAGCCGAGTCCGGTCCCCTCCGCAAAATCGCGGCGCTGGCGAACGGCGATAATCCGCTGAACCTCAAGCTCGAAACTTACGCGATCGGGGCCATGTTCGATCGCGTCCTCGAAGCCGCCAATCTTCGGCTCGGCCCGATGACCTCCTCCCGATACCAACTCGAACGCGACACCGAAGGCGGACGCGGCAGCCGTGGCCTGGGCGTCCAGGTCTTCGATGTCCATACGGGCAAGTCGCGAGGAACCGACACCCTATCCGGCGGCGAGACGTTCATCGCGGCGCTCGCCCTCGCGCTGGGTCTCGCTGATGTTGTCGAATCCGCAAGCGGCAAAGTCCGCCTCGATACAATCTTCATCGATGAGGGATTCGGAAGTCTAGACACCGAGAACGGCTCAGGCACTCTCGATCAGGTGCTGAACGTCCTGAATAGCCTCGTCAAACAATCGCGCGCCGTAGGCCTGATTTCGCATGTCCCGTTGGTCCAGGAAGCGATTCCGAATGGCTTCTATGTTCGCAAAGCGCTCACCGGGAGCACTGTTGAAGAAAGAGGTGCGATGTGATGTCAGCGCGACTTTCTAGAAGAAGCGCCCACACCCGACATTTGAAGAACGGAACAGTTGTAAACGTTCGTGAATGTTGGGTGCTACGGAACCATAATCCTACTGATGAGAGTCGCAGCTACCGGCACCCTTGCCCACAGTGCGGAGCAGCGATCATTAGTGTCCACATGCCAAACGGCGGATGGGCGCACTTTGAAAGTGAGCGGGGCCTGAGGAGAATTAAGCACCCCTGCATGCATGTTGGTGAAGCGATCAGGGGTGGCAGAGATGCCCGTACACCAGATTTATTTAGGGATGATAGCGTTCATGCCAACCTATAAGGACGTCGACAAAGACTCCGGGATACTGAGTTATGAGTATGGTGCCGACTGGATAACGGTTGAATTTAAAAGCGGCGCATACCGGCACTACAGGTACACTTCCGCCAGCGCTGGCTCTTTGCACATCTCCCAAATGAAGAAGCTAGCGGATCATGGTGAAAATCTGAACTCCTATATAAATAGGTATGTGTGCAATCTTTACGATAAAAAATGGTAATGATGCAACTTTTTGGAGCCGGTTGACGCCACTCATAACGCCTCTCACTCAAGCCATGCCTTCAGGCCAGCCCAAGAGAACCGACTCGCTTCTCTGGCAGTCGGCGCATTAAGCGCCAAGCCGCGATTTCCAATTACGCTGATAGTTCCTTGAAAGCGGAATCGTGATCACGCCTGACCGGAGCCCTGCGTAAGCCTCGCGCACTATGAGACACCACGGTTACCTAGTCCCGTGCATCGAGCCAGATTTCTTGGAGTTTGTCCAACGTTCAATGGCGCCCAACAAAACCGATAGGGCTTCTGGGAGAGTCACACCTCTCACCTCTGCCTTCGGAGACCGCAGCTCTATCCCGCTGCGCTATGGGTGCTCTTCTGCTAACGCAACAGTTCCCCCGCCTCCACCCCAAGCGCCACGGCGATCTTCTCCACCACAGTGACAGTCGGGTTACGCACGCCGCGTTCGACGCCGGATATGTAGGTGCGGTGCAGTTCGGCCTGTTCGGCGAGCTCTTCCTGGCTCCAGCCCTTTTCGGTGCGGGCGGCTTTGATGTTTCGGGCGAGGCGTAAGCGGATATCCATCCCCAGGAGAGGACGGCGCTGCATCTGATAAGACTACAGACGATGAGTCTCATTTCGAGTTGACTGTCCGGCGGCGACTGCGCTGTGTGGCCGACATGCGAGACCCATCGGATGCATTCCCGATCACGGCGACCGTTGTACGCTATATCAAACTCGGCCCCGGCGGCGCCTGGGCGGAGCGCGCGATCGCGGAAGGCAAGCTCGTGCTCGATTTCAGGGAGGTGCCGCATGAGGTTGCGGCGAGCGGCGACGAGGCCGCCCTCCTCGACGCCTGCCTCAGGTTTCGCGGGGGCCATGAACGCAATGCGAAGACCGACGCCGGCGAGATCAGCGCCTTTTACCAGGCGAGCTCGAGCGATCTCTGGATCACCTTCCATGCCGGCCGGCTCTGGTGGGCCTTCTGCGAGCGCGGTGTCCATCCTAGCGCGCCGGAAGATGGGCTCGGCGCGCGATATCGCCGCGTCATTTACGGCTGGCGCTCAACCGACGCCGACGGCGCGCCGCTTCATCTAGCTTCGCTCGATGGACGCATCACCCAGCTGGCCGCCTACCGGCGGACGATCTGTGCGGTGAAGGCCGCCGACCGGGTGCTGCGCGCCATCAACGCCGAGCCCCATCCCGACGGGGTCGCAGCGGCGAGCGCGCGCGACACACTGCTCGCCTCGGTGAGCAACCTGATCCAGCAACTCAGTCCTCAGGACTTTGAGGTGCTGATCGATCTCATCATAGCCCGGCTTGGCTGGCGCCGCGTCGGCGCGCTCGGCGGTCCACAGAAGACCGTTGATATCGAGCTCGAGCAGCCGCTTACGGGCGAGCGCGCCTTCGTGCAGGTGAAGTCGCGCAGCTCTCAGGCCGAGCTCGATTCCTACGTGGCTGAGTTCGAGCGCCGCGATGAAGACCGGATGATCTATGCCTGGCATTCCGGGCCGGAGCTGACATGCGAAAATTCTGCAGTGCTTTTGATGGGCCCTGACACAAATGCCAATTCGGTCCTGAAAGCCGGGTTGTTAGACTGGCTTATGCAGAAGGCCCGCTGATCAATACGGCGCCGGCGCTGATTTGTGACTTTTATGGTTCAGCCATTCTATATTGAATACTTCTATATTCCCTGCTATCTCCATCCTGTCTGAGGCTCCGAACCTCATCTTTGCGTTATGCTCTGATGTGAGGGATGGGCACGGGATCGGCCGGACATGGGTTGCAGGCCGCCCAACGCCGCTGGCTCACGCCTGCGCCATGGCGCGCACGTATCGCCGCACGACCCTTCTTCCGCCATGGGGCGGGCAAGGCTTCTCACAAACATCGTTGTAACGGGCGCGTTTGCGGCCGGTGACCCGGCGCGCGCACCGCCCTTTCCCAAAAGGAGCGTCCCATGACGCATTCGACGGCCCATGAGTCCTTGTCGCTGAAGGTCGAGTATGTCGACCCTCACACCCTCATCCAGTATGAACGCCACACCCGCATCCATTCCAACCGCCAGATCTACAAGATCGAGCGCTCGATCAGCCGATACGGTTTCGTCAATCCGATCCTCATCGATGACCAGAACGGCGTAATCGCCGGCCATGGCCGGCTCGTGGCGGCCTTGCACCTTCGCTACCATGAAGTCCCGGTCATCCGCCTCAGCCACATGAGCGCGGCGGAGAAGCGCGCCTACATCATCGCCGACAACCGGCTGGCCGAAGAGGCGGGCTGGGATGTGGAGCTGCTGCGCCTGGAACTCGGCGATCTCATTGAGCTGAAGGACGAGATCGACATCACCGACACCGGGTTCGACATCGCCCAGGTGGACATGATCCTGCTCGAACCCGAAGGCCGTCCGACCGGGCCGGACACCGATGATGTCGTGCCCGAAGAAGCGCCGGCGGTGACCCGCCAGGGCGATCTCTGGCTGTTCGATGATGAACGCCACCGCGTGCTCTGCGGCGATGCGCTGGAGCAGGCCGATGTGGCGCGCCTCATCGACGGCCAGGCGGTGCGCATGCTCCTGACCGACCCGCCCTACAACGTGCCGGTCAAAGGCCATGTGAGCGGGCTGGGCAAAGCCGAACACGGCGAGTTCGCCTATGCGTCTGGAGAAATGGACGCCGGCCAGTTCACCCAGTTTCTAAAGGACACGCTGTCGAACGGGGCGGCGCACCTGGTCGATGGCGGGCTGGCCTACGTATTTATGGACTGGCGCCATATCGAGGAGGTGATGGCGGCCGGGCGCGCGGTGTTCGATCGCTTCGAGAACATGTGTGTCTGGACGAAAACCAATGGCGGCATGGGCTCGCTCTATCGATCCTCCCATGAGCTCTGCTTCATCTTCAAATCCGGCAAGGCCTCTCACCTGAACCACGTCCAGCTTGGCCGGTTCGGGCGTAACCGCACCAATGTCTGGGCGTTCGCCGGGGCGAACGCGTTTTCGAAAAACCGTGATGCGGATCTCGCCGATCACCCCACGGTCAAGCCGGTCGGCATGCTGGCCGAGGCCATGCTGGATGTGACCAACCCAGATGATGTCGTGCTCGACCTGTTCGGCGGATCGGGCTCCACCCTGCTCGCCGCCCGGCGGGTGCACCGGTGTGCCTGCCTCATGGAGTACGAGCCGGGCTATGTGGACGTGATGATAAGGCGCTGGATCGGGCGCTACGGCTCGATCCCGGTGCTGGAAGAAACCGGTGAGAGCTATCACGAGGTCGCGGCGCGCCGCGAGGCTGAAGCGATGGAGGAGGCGTGAATGGCTGACTATGATGTGGGCTATAAGAAGCCGCCGAAAGAACACCGGTTCAAGAAGGGCCAGAGCGGCAACCCGGCCGGACGGCCGAAGAAGAAGGGCCCGGCGGCATCCGATCTGATGGCCGCGTTCATCACCGAGCACATTGCAGTGACCAAAAACGGCGAGATCACCGATGTCTCCCGGTTCGAGGCCTTCCAGTCTCAGGTCTACACCCTCGCCATGAAAGGCGACAAAGCCGCAATGCGCTTGTTCATCCAAATGTGCCAGGCCGCCGGGGTGATGCGGCCTGCACAGAAGGATGCCGACGAGGCGCCCAAAGGCGGGATCCTCGCCGTGCCGATGTTCAGCGGCTCGGTTGAAGACTGGGCGGCCTTGCCGGACGATCAGGTGGTGCCCGAGGTGATCGGGAAAGAGACCTGACGCCCTGCCCAACCCTGTTTCCAGCCGGGGCGGTCTCGCCCCGGCTTTTTTCTTGCGCGATCACCGTGGACTTCTAACCCCATTCGAGCCTTGCATGGCGGCCATGCATGATATCGCCGCCCTCTTCGCCGACGTCGCCGCCGCGCTTGAAGACGCCCATGAGGTCGCCATAGCCGGCCAAAATCCGTCCGCCGACACCGAAGCCCTGGCCGCAGCCGCGCAGGATTTGCAGCACCGCACCGAGGCGGCCGGGCGTATCGCCGCAGCGATCGTCAGCATTCTGGAAAAACCCCACTGAACCGACTGGACTTCGGCCCCGAGCCGAGCATGCATGGCTGCCAAGCCCGGGCTCCCGGGCTCGTCTCGGTGCAAGCCGGCGCACTTTCGCGCCGGCCCGAACCAGAGGCGATCATGTCAGAACTCACCAAACCCCACACAGAGATCCTCACCGCCCTTGATGAGGCTGGAGGCCCGATCCACCGCGACGCCCTGTCGGTGTCCTCCCAAGCCGGGGCGCTGAACGCCCATATCGACCATCTCGCCAGCCGCGCGTTGATCGCGGTTGCAGGCGAGACGCTGAGCCTGACTGAGATCGGCGCGGCGATACTCGCTCCCGCCGAACCAGGTCGGCAACCGACCAAGAAAGCCCGGCTCATCGCGCTTTTAGGCGCCAAGACAGGCGTCACCATCGCTGATCTCGCCGCGGAGCTTAGCTGGCAGCCCCATACCACTCGTGCGGCTCTGACCGGCCTTCGAAAGGCGGGCCATGAGATCGAGAAGATGGCCCCAGCCGAGGGCGCAAAGCAGGCGCGCTACCGCCTGAAGGCAGCCGCGTGATGGCGCGCGATTCTGTGAGGGATATCGACCTCGATCTGGACCGCCTACCCGACCGGTCTCGCGACGAGCTGGCCGATCTCTGGCGCTCTGCGTTCGCGGCCGACCCGCCCGCCGGCATGAGCCGGGCCCTCCTGGCCCGGCTGCTGGCTTACGATCTGCAGGCCGCACGGCGCGGTGGCCTAACCCAGCGGGTGAGGGCCAGACTTGCAAAGATCCGCGCCGGCGATGCGCCGCAGCCCTCCACTCCAAAGCTCAAGCCCGGCGCCCGCCTGGTGCGCGAATGGAACGGGATCAGCCATACGGTCGATGTGACCGAGACCGGCTTTGTCTATCGCGGCGAGAGCTGGCGGTCCCTGACCGCGATCGCGAAGGCCATCACCGGCACGCGCTGGTCCGGGCCGCGGTTTTTCGGGCTGAAAGGTAAGGCGCGATGACGATGCGCTGCGCGATCTATACCCGCAAATCCACCGAAGAGGGGCTCGATCAGGCGTTCAACTCGCTCGATGCCCAGCACGAGGCCTGTGCAGCCTATATCGCCTCCCAGCGCCATGAAGGCTGGAAACTGCTGACAGAGCGCTATGACGATGGCGGCGTATCAGGCGGCACGCTCGATCGACCGGCGGTTCAGCGCCTGCTCGCCGATATCGATGCCGGCCGGGTGGACATGGTCGTGGTCTACAAGATCGACCGTCTGACGCGTTCGCTGGCCGATTTCGCTCGGCTGGTCGAGCGCTTCGATAAGGCCGGCTGCTCCTTCGTCTCGGTGACCCAAGCCTTCAATACCTCCACCTCCATGGGCCGGCTCACCCTCAATGTCCTGCTCTCCTTCGCCCAGTTCGAGCGCGAGGTCACCGGCGAGCGGATCCGCGACAAGATCGCCGCCTCGAAGAAGAAAGGGATGTGGATGGGCGGCATGGTCCCGCTGGGCTATGACGTGCGCCGCGAGCCAGAGCGGGGCCTGGTGGTGAACGCAGGCGAGGCCGCCACCGTGCGCACGATATTCGCGCTCTATGACGAGCTTGAAGACCTCAAGGACGTCGCCGAGACCCTCAAGGCGCGGGGCGTCGTCTCGAAAGTGCGCACCTTCGAGCGCAGCGGGCGGAGATTCGGAGGCAAGCCGCTTTCCCACGGCCAGGTCCATTTCATCCTCACCAATCCGGTCTAT carries:
- a CDS encoding DUF5681 domain-containing protein, whose product is MADYDVGYKKPPKEHRFKKGQSGNPAGRPKKKGPAASDLMAAFITEHIAVTKNGEITDVSRFEAFQSQVYTLAMKGDKAAMRLFIQMCQAAGVMRPAQKDADEAPKGGILAVPMFSGSVEDWAALPDDQVVPEVIGKET
- a CDS encoding DUF2924 domain-containing protein yields the protein MARDSVRDIDLDLDRLPDRSRDELADLWRSAFAADPPAGMSRALLARLLAYDLQAARRGGLTQRVRARLAKIRAGDAPQPSTPKLKPGARLVREWNGISHTVDVTETGFVYRGESWRSLTAIAKAITGTRWSGPRFFGLKGKAR
- a CDS encoding DUF3489 domain-containing protein — protein: MSELTKPHTEILTALDEAGGPIHRDALSVSSQAGALNAHIDHLASRALIAVAGETLSLTEIGAAILAPAEPGRQPTKKARLIALLGAKTGVTIADLAAELSWQPHTTRAALTGLRKAGHEIEKMAPAEGAKQARYRLKAAA
- a CDS encoding helix-turn-helix transcriptional regulator gives rise to the protein MQRRPLLGMDIRLRLARNIKAARTEKGWSQEELAEQAELHRTYISGVERGVRNPTVTVVEKIAVALGVEAGELLR
- a CDS encoding exonuclease SbcCD subunit D C-terminal domain-containing protein; the encoded protein is MKLLHTSDLHLGRQFNGISLEEDHAAVLDQIVEAVSANSVDALIIAGDVFDRASPPQSAVRQFNGFLQRIKTKTDAAVAMIAGNHDSGDRIDLSAIAADRSRWLIRGAISAEEAPLLLSDLHGTVAISALPFAYEYAARDCFESEAIDTPEDVLVAQVAAARTEVPEGARWVIVAHAFVTGGSVSESERSLTRVGGIETVRASAFDGAHYVALGHLHRPQSVGAEHIRYSGSPLAFGFDEADSEKSMSLIEMDAVGQVSVEVLRFKPVRRARVLRGKHAELMLSDPSSDFIKAELTDDAPVIDGMKRLRDVFPNACELVYVRNHRPLETKPAEESTVTAAEPVDVVRNFLGEVGLRDITDTEQDVVAASLTRLRQREDAE
- a CDS encoding SMC family ATPase — protein: MRPVRLTLQAFGPYANREIIDFRNAVEAGLFGIYGQTGSGKSTIFSGITFALFGEASKSEQERTSLRSDHAAADLLTEVEFVFDVGERRFVVVRQPDQMRPKQRGEGETRTAHEAYLFEATGLSLDEITGEKRGKIIAERKVRDVDAAVSELLGYGAEQFRQIVLLPQGRFEKFLSAKTNERVTILRDLFDVSLYQALMADLKDKAVEAERQVRDERAVCAGRLRAEGFESTDALLEGINAAQAAVLDRSTVEADAKRQAQTAETAFRSAEAVEAKFVASEQAQAKLTVLMGRKAEFAAISTRVKQAERARLIVDIEAQQSAARQDVQEADKKLAAAKEAAKEAQQNVKDATEALAREEARAPEMEAARKRKDDLERFVEVLEAASASAEAVEAALEAQRIAEAALEKSNDRLDQLRNTRTRRTNSLKSARSAESTRGELIKAQTHLLTQKKAAEDYARAEANVRSARAVFKKESVASVEALEREAEARTAYAAAEQALAAAQALHLATKLENGTPCPVCGSTDHPNPATGDIENAGRDQAFRDARGRLEKAERAAREVGERLAGQKATLEAREETLSALEPPTDTLAVILDKVRQTEADLAALGPAVDLAEAESAIEALDKQIETQEAETERLRGEADTRRNDATEARAVREGKLEEVPDALRTQSAVTSAMDETSRILTELVEAKDKAEAVLKAAREAALSTDATRKGAEESVAACKVRLERSEATFRTRLSEQELTEEVYQSLKPAISTIDSDNESVRTYETELNEAQGAANAAASAIGDLTRPELPVMKEAHEAAVAALTKATEDRIAASNRVEQLEKLRQSLEDTMRKLDEAEAESGPLRKIAALANGDNPLNLKLETYAIGAMFDRVLEAANLRLGPMTSSRYQLERDTEGGRGSRGLGVQVFDVHTGKSRGTDTLSGGETFIAALALALGLADVVESASGKVRLDTIFIDEGFGSLDTENGSGTLDQVLNVLNSLVKQSRAVGLISHVPLVQEAIPNGFYVRKALTGSTVEERGAM
- a CDS encoding DNA methyltransferase yields the protein MTHSTAHESLSLKVEYVDPHTLIQYERHTRIHSNRQIYKIERSISRYGFVNPILIDDQNGVIAGHGRLVAALHLRYHEVPVIRLSHMSAAEKRAYIIADNRLAEEAGWDVELLRLELGDLIELKDEIDITDTGFDIAQVDMILLEPEGRPTGPDTDDVVPEEAPAVTRQGDLWLFDDERHRVLCGDALEQADVARLIDGQAVRMLLTDPPYNVPVKGHVSGLGKAEHGEFAYASGEMDAGQFTQFLKDTLSNGAAHLVDGGLAYVFMDWRHIEEVMAAGRAVFDRFENMCVWTKTNGGMGSLYRSSHELCFIFKSGKASHLNHVQLGRFGRNRTNVWAFAGANAFSKNRDADLADHPTVKPVGMLAEAMLDVTNPDDVVLDLFGGSGSTLLAARRVHRCACLMEYEPGYVDVMIRRWIGRYGSIPVLEETGESYHEVAARREAEAMEEA